One stretch of Novosphingobium pentaromativorans US6-1 DNA includes these proteins:
- a CDS encoding glycosyltransferase family 2 protein translates to MSAVSVIIPARDAEDTLARTLDSLLAQEMHDWHAVIVNDGSSDATGAIAGRYCDRDPRLAMVETGGLGLAAARNEGLRHARGNALFFIDSDDWIAPDHLKWLSIGLERDQAADASFCGYLRVTPAGKGFMPRFDPAIAVDPVGTFSRRNPLAPHGVLLRRDPVERLGGFDTAFRTCEDWDMWQRLALSGCAFVPIRDLHARYRLRPGSLSTDLVQLFGDAQRVIARGCFEAGLSAEAASTSFAWFELWCAAVAAGQGRAWRNDLRDFPQIALGPRDVASAARMILEAFCSGACRTPGELVPHWPQVSVSLAHLLQGRIAAQSQHSVVDAVAQMLGIVPGRLTELVSVVIPAYKADGFIAETLQSVMTQSHRALEIVVVDDGSPDATAAQVLKFAAEDPRIALMQQDNAGVAAARNRGWKCAASDLIAFVDADDLWAPTKIERQLAALKAAGERAGLAYTWYARIDEEGRVTSLSHRPRAEGDVLHAIMHGNFVGNGSAALMTREALEYAGGFDSSLHERGAQGCEDLAIYFRIAEKFRFALVPEPLTGYRVMDGNMSSDMLRMLRSFDLVAAEMAARYPQYRREILKGRKFYLEWSLLAAAERGDFRSMVKLLPEFLAQAPFAALGVLLTRVPRALVRGRRQRFSGGSRRRQGHVPVRFVIGSCEEGYGQGS, encoded by the coding sequence GTGAGCGCGGTATCGGTCATCATTCCGGCCCGCGATGCAGAAGATACGCTGGCCCGGACGCTCGACAGCCTGCTTGCGCAGGAGATGCACGACTGGCACGCGGTGATCGTCAATGACGGTTCGAGCGATGCGACCGGCGCGATTGCGGGGCGTTACTGCGATCGCGACCCCCGGCTGGCGATGGTCGAGACCGGCGGGCTGGGTCTTGCCGCCGCGCGCAACGAAGGTCTGCGCCATGCTCGCGGCAATGCGCTGTTCTTCATCGATTCCGACGACTGGATCGCGCCCGATCATCTCAAGTGGCTTTCCATTGGCCTCGAGAGAGATCAGGCTGCGGATGCCAGCTTCTGCGGTTATCTGCGCGTCACGCCGGCAGGCAAGGGCTTCATGCCCCGCTTCGATCCCGCCATCGCGGTCGATCCGGTGGGCACTTTCAGCAGGCGCAATCCGCTGGCCCCGCACGGGGTCTTGCTCCGGCGCGATCCGGTGGAGCGGCTGGGCGGCTTCGATACGGCGTTCAGGACCTGCGAGGACTGGGACATGTGGCAGCGACTGGCGCTGTCCGGCTGCGCCTTCGTGCCGATCCGCGATCTCCACGCCCGCTATCGCCTGCGACCGGGTTCGCTCTCTACCGATCTCGTGCAGCTTTTCGGCGATGCGCAAAGAGTGATCGCCAGGGGTTGCTTCGAAGCGGGATTATCGGCCGAGGCCGCATCCACGAGCTTTGCTTGGTTCGAGCTATGGTGCGCCGCCGTTGCCGCCGGGCAGGGTCGTGCCTGGCGCAACGACCTGCGCGACTTTCCGCAGATTGCGCTCGGACCGCGAGACGTGGCGAGCGCCGCGAGGATGATCCTCGAGGCCTTCTGCAGCGGTGCCTGCCGCACGCCGGGTGAACTGGTGCCCCACTGGCCGCAGGTCTCCGTCAGCCTTGCCCACTTGCTGCAGGGCAGAATCGCCGCGCAATCGCAGCACTCCGTCGTCGATGCCGTCGCGCAGATGCTGGGCATTGTGCCGGGCCGTCTTACCGAACTCGTGAGCGTCGTCATTCCCGCCTACAAGGCTGACGGGTTCATCGCGGAGACCCTCCAAAGCGTGATGACGCAAAGCCACCGCGCGCTGGAGATCGTGGTCGTCGACGACGGTTCGCCCGATGCCACGGCTGCGCAGGTCCTGAAATTCGCTGCCGAAGATCCGCGCATCGCGCTGATGCAGCAGGATAATGCCGGGGTCGCCGCCGCGCGCAATCGTGGCTGGAAGTGTGCGGCTTCGGACCTGATCGCCTTCGTCGATGCCGACGACCTGTGGGCGCCGACCAAGATCGAGCGGCAGCTCGCGGCGCTCAAGGCGGCCGGGGAAAGGGCGGGGCTAGCCTATACCTGGTATGCGCGGATCGACGAGGAAGGCCGCGTCACCAGCCTCAGTCACCGACCACGGGCAGAAGGGGATGTGCTCCACGCGATCATGCACGGCAATTTCGTCGGCAACGGCAGCGCCGCGCTGATGACCCGCGAGGCGCTGGAATATGCCGGCGGCTTCGACTCCTCGCTGCACGAACGCGGGGCGCAGGGGTGCGAGGACCTCGCGATCTATTTCCGCATCGCCGAGAAGTTTCGTTTTGCGCTCGTGCCCGAGCCGTTGACGGGGTATCGCGTCATGGACGGCAACATGTCCAGCGACATGTTGCGCATGTTGCGCTCCTTCGATCTGGTCGCGGCCGAAATGGCCGCACGCTACCCGCAGTACCGCAGGGAAATCCTGAAAGGGCGCAAGTTCTACCTCGAGTGGAGCCTGTTGGCGGCGGCAGAGCGGGGGGATTTTCGCTCCATGGTGAAATTGTTGCCGGAATTCCTGGCGCAAGCTCCCTTCGCGGCGCTGGGCGTGCTATTGACCAGGGTGCCGCGCGCGCTGGTGCGCGGCAGGCGCCAGCGTTTCTCGGGAGGATCGCGGCGCAGGCAAGGCCATGTTCCGGTGCGGTTCGTGATAGGCTCCTGTGAGGAGGGCTATGGGCAAGGAAGCTGA
- a CDS encoding ABC transporter ATP-binding protein produces the protein MGKEADTGAGGRIAALRDLNALLAIAPAAKRAAPLLVIMGLVASLAETAGISLIIVFLYAAFGQLDDTGTVARDFGQAAASILEWLGGPAELATAIFALIVMRGVIAYFYNRIAQGLGARISESARNAIHSEYLGVSYDFIRRHEQAELMEVLGTDSWGIAAAYNAFTRLIINICAAAVFAFFLFMLSWRITLIAFICAGAVSFFLERLSRPVAQLGASVKAEHQSMGGLMLMTLQGMRAIRAYGREKAQNAAFVKSSASARESLARMERLSAAIRPATEIGYLAIICLIVGGAGALKVDFHATLTIVALLYRLQPHLQEFASNSLFLAQSAPQLQSVRRMIGPEGKTYPDPGSLPMPETFQSIAFRDVAFGYDEKEALDHVSFTVPAGRTTALVGASGSGKTTIVNLLLRLYRPESGQILLDETDIAAIRREDWLRAIAVAGQDIDLVEGTVRDNVLMARSDANRAALADAYALSGLADMLAGLEYGDRDWIGQQGLNLSGGERQRVGLARAILRDPGILILDEATSALDTALEARVRTCLEQRFAGRTVLIITHRLETVRNVDHVVRIGNGRVLAEGTPAEVFGPHADGSVAALG, from the coding sequence ATGGGCAAGGAAGCTGACACCGGGGCCGGCGGCCGGATTGCCGCTCTCAGGGACCTCAATGCACTCCTCGCTATCGCCCCGGCGGCGAAGCGGGCCGCGCCCCTGCTCGTCATCATGGGGCTGGTCGCCTCGCTGGCGGAGACCGCGGGCATCAGCCTGATCATCGTGTTTCTCTACGCCGCTTTCGGCCAGCTCGACGATACCGGTACGGTAGCCCGCGATTTCGGGCAGGCGGCCGCCTCGATCCTCGAATGGCTGGGCGGCCCTGCAGAACTTGCGACGGCGATCTTTGCCCTGATCGTCATGCGCGGCGTCATCGCCTATTTCTACAACCGCATTGCGCAGGGGCTGGGCGCGCGGATCAGTGAAAGCGCCCGCAACGCGATCCACAGCGAGTACCTGGGCGTCTCCTACGACTTCATCCGCCGCCACGAGCAGGCCGAGCTGATGGAAGTGCTGGGCACCGACAGCTGGGGCATCGCCGCGGCCTACAACGCCTTTACCCGCCTCATCATCAACATCTGCGCGGCGGCGGTCTTCGCCTTCTTCCTGTTCATGCTGTCCTGGCGGATCACCCTGATCGCCTTTATCTGCGCAGGCGCCGTATCGTTCTTTCTCGAGCGGTTGTCGCGGCCGGTGGCGCAGCTTGGCGCATCGGTGAAGGCAGAGCACCAGTCGATGGGCGGGCTGATGCTGATGACCCTGCAGGGCATGCGCGCGATCCGCGCCTATGGCCGCGAGAAGGCGCAGAACGCGGCTTTCGTCAAATCCTCGGCCTCGGCGCGCGAGAGCCTGGCGCGCATGGAGCGCCTGTCTGCGGCGATCCGTCCGGCAACCGAGATCGGCTATCTCGCGATCATCTGCCTGATCGTGGGCGGGGCCGGCGCGCTCAAGGTCGATTTCCACGCGACCCTGACCATCGTTGCGCTGCTCTACCGCCTTCAGCCGCACTTGCAGGAATTCGCCAGCAATTCGCTGTTCCTCGCCCAGTCGGCGCCGCAGCTGCAGTCGGTGCGGCGCATGATCGGGCCGGAGGGCAAGACCTACCCCGATCCCGGCTCGCTGCCGATGCCCGAGACATTCCAGTCCATCGCCTTTCGCGATGTCGCGTTCGGCTATGATGAGAAAGAGGCGCTCGACCACGTCAGCTTCACCGTTCCCGCCGGGCGCACGACGGCGCTGGTCGGCGCCAGCGGTTCGGGAAAGACGACGATCGTCAACCTGCTGCTGCGTCTTTACCGCCCGGAATCGGGGCAGATCCTGCTCGACGAGACGGACATTGCAGCGATCCGGCGCGAGGACTGGCTGCGCGCGATTGCCGTGGCCGGGCAGGACATCGATCTGGTCGAAGGTACGGTGCGCGACAATGTGCTGATGGCCCGCTCGGACGCGAACCGGGCTGCGCTGGCCGATGCCTACGCACTGTCGGGCCTGGCCGACATGCTTGCCGGGCTCGAATACGGCGACCGCGACTGGATCGGGCAGCAGGGCCTGAACCTCTCGGGCGGCGAGCGCCAGCGCGTCGGCCTTGCCCGCGCCATCCTGCGCGATCCGGGCATCCTCATCCTCGACGAGGCGACCAGCGCGCTCGATACGGCCCTTGAAGCGCGTGTGCGCACTTGTCTCGAGCAGCGCTTTGCCGGGCGGACCGTGCTGATCATCACCCACCGGCTCGAAACCGTGCGCAATGTCGATCACGTCGTGCGCATCGGCAATGGCCGGGTTCTGGCCGAGGGTACGCCAGCCGAAGTCTTCGGACCCCACGCGGACGGATCTGTTGCCGCGCTGGGCTAG
- the galE gene encoding UDP-glucose 4-epimerase GalE has product MTPGKSDSKSRGTILVTGGAGYVGSHCCKAFAQAGWQVVTYDNLSRGHADAVRWGPLVVGDILDADALDAAFAQYKPDLVGHFAAFAYVEESVRKPELYYHNNSIGSFTLLDRMRAAGIDKLIFSSTCASYGVPTRVPIDEAHPQSPINPYGWSKFMVERMLSDYASAHGLDSVALRYFNAAGCDPDGEIGECHDPETHAIPLAIEGALAADRPFTVFGTDFDTRDGSAVRDYIHVSDLAAAHVLAGEWIMDRKGFHPFNLGTGNGTTVLEIAEAVARICGVDRPAQLGPRRAGDPPVLIADAAKAREELGWIPRHSDIDTIVRTAVAWYRKFADRTLEKAPA; this is encoded by the coding sequence ATGACCCCCGGAAAATCCGACAGTAAATCCCGAGGCACGATCCTCGTCACCGGCGGCGCCGGGTACGTCGGGTCGCATTGCTGCAAGGCCTTCGCCCAAGCGGGCTGGCAGGTGGTGACCTACGACAACCTCTCGCGCGGCCATGCCGACGCGGTGCGCTGGGGACCGCTGGTCGTCGGCGACATCCTCGATGCAGACGCGCTCGATGCCGCATTCGCGCAGTACAAGCCCGATCTCGTGGGACACTTTGCCGCCTTCGCCTATGTCGAGGAATCGGTGCGCAAGCCCGAACTGTACTATCACAACAACAGCATCGGCAGCTTCACCCTGCTGGACCGGATGCGCGCGGCGGGAATCGACAAGCTCATCTTTTCGAGCACTTGCGCAAGCTATGGCGTCCCGACCCGGGTTCCGATCGACGAGGCGCATCCGCAGTCCCCGATCAATCCTTATGGCTGGTCGAAGTTCATGGTCGAACGCATGTTGTCCGACTACGCCTCGGCCCACGGGCTGGACAGTGTAGCGCTGCGCTACTTCAATGCCGCCGGCTGCGATCCCGACGGCGAAATCGGCGAGTGCCACGATCCGGAGACCCACGCGATCCCGCTGGCTATCGAAGGGGCACTGGCCGCAGACCGGCCTTTCACCGTGTTCGGGACCGATTTCGACACGCGCGACGGCAGCGCGGTGCGTGACTACATCCACGTATCCGATCTGGCCGCGGCCCATGTGCTCGCCGGGGAATGGATCATGGATCGCAAGGGCTTCCACCCCTTCAACCTGGGCACCGGCAATGGCACGACCGTGCTGGAAATCGCCGAAGCCGTGGCGCGCATCTGCGGGGTCGATCGCCCGGCGCAACTCGGCCCGCGCCGCGCCGGCGATCCGCCGGTGCTGATTGCCGATGCCGCCAAGGCGCGCGAAGAACTGGGCTGGATTCCGCGGCACTCGGACATCGATACGATCGTGCGCACCGCCGTCGCCTGGTATCGCAAGTTTGCCGACAGGACCCTGGAGAAAGCGCCCGCCTAG
- a CDS encoding UDP-glucuronic acid decarboxylase family protein, with protein MAKRQLARRKRVLVTGGAGFLGSFLCERLLSLDHEVVCVDNFFTGTRDNIAQMFGNHRFEILRHDVTFPLYVEVDEIYNLACPASPIHYQHDPVQTTKTSVHGAINMLGLAKRTGARILQASTSEIYGDPEVHPQREDYWGRVNPIGPRSCYDEGKRCAETLFFDYRRQHQLPIKVARIFNTYGPRMQPDDGRVVSNFILQALRDEPITIYGDGRQTRSFCFVDDLIDGLIALMDTPDDFAGPVNLGNPVEFTMLELARNVIDLTGSASTLDYRPLPQDDPRQRQPDITLAREKLGWEPSVPLKDGLARTIEYFRDLIEAGLIPA; from the coding sequence ATGGCGAAACGTCAATTGGCGCGCAGGAAGCGGGTTCTCGTAACCGGCGGCGCCGGGTTTCTGGGATCGTTCCTGTGCGAGAGGCTCCTGTCGCTCGACCATGAGGTCGTGTGCGTCGACAACTTCTTCACCGGCACGCGCGACAACATTGCGCAGATGTTCGGCAATCACCGCTTCGAGATCCTGCGGCACGACGTCACTTTCCCGCTCTATGTGGAAGTGGACGAGATCTACAATCTCGCCTGCCCGGCAAGCCCGATCCACTACCAGCACGATCCGGTCCAGACGACCAAGACCAGCGTCCACGGCGCGATCAACATGCTCGGCCTCGCCAAGCGCACCGGCGCGCGGATCCTCCAGGCCTCTACTTCCGAGATCTACGGCGATCCCGAGGTGCACCCCCAGCGCGAAGACTATTGGGGCCGGGTCAATCCCATCGGCCCGCGCTCATGCTACGACGAGGGCAAGCGCTGCGCCGAGACGCTGTTCTTCGATTACCGCCGCCAGCACCAGTTGCCGATCAAGGTGGCGCGCATCTTCAATACCTACGGCCCGCGCATGCAGCCCGACGACGGCCGCGTCGTATCGAACTTCATTCTGCAGGCACTGCGCGATGAGCCGATCACGATCTATGGCGATGGGCGGCAGACCCGCTCGTTCTGCTTCGTCGACGACCTGATCGACGGGTTGATCGCACTGATGGATACGCCCGACGATTTCGCCGGCCCGGTCAACCTCGGCAACCCGGTCGAATTCACGATGCTCGAGCTCGCGCGCAATGTGATCGATCTGACCGGCAGCGCCTCGACGCTGGACTATCGCCCGCTGCCGCAGGACGATCCGCGCCAGCGCCAGCCGGACATTACGCTGGCCCGCGAAAAGCTGGGCTGGGAACCCTCCGTGCCGCTCAAGGACGGCCTCGCCCGAACCATCGAGTATTTCCGCGACCTCATCGAAGCAGGACTGATACCGGCATGA
- a CDS encoding glycosyltransferase family 4 protein encodes MKILFLAPHPFFVERGTPIAVRQAVTVLCEQGHEVDLLTYHEGAEIEIPGARILRIRPGFGISNVPIGFSAKKLVCDAWLAAAALRQVRQCDYDVVHAVEEAVFIALACRAASKFKVVYDMDSLMPDQIAEKWPAARVLLPPLQWFERQAIRRADLVLPVCQAIADRAAKATAPAKVHLLPDVAFAPDAPDGCEVEDLRALFDSPAPLALYVGNLERYQGIDLLLEAFRQLRPEDACNLAVIGGSPEMVSSYRAKTGGLAIAERIRFLGQRNLDALGTYLAQADILCSPRLKGVNTPMKVYGYMASGRAILATDILSHSQVLDAGCAVLAQPDPQALAEGLRVLIRDVDFRSQLGSNAARKASELYGPSAFAKRLQRAYATLEDSQTERMPGSAAFR; translated from the coding sequence ATGAAAATCCTGTTCCTTGCGCCCCATCCCTTCTTCGTCGAACGCGGCACGCCGATTGCCGTGCGGCAGGCCGTGACCGTCCTGTGCGAACAGGGGCATGAGGTGGACCTACTGACCTACCACGAAGGCGCCGAGATAGAGATTCCGGGCGCCCGGATCCTGCGCATCCGACCCGGTTTCGGCATCAGCAATGTGCCCATCGGCTTTTCCGCCAAGAAGCTTGTATGCGACGCGTGGCTGGCAGCAGCAGCGCTGCGACAAGTGCGGCAATGCGACTACGACGTCGTCCATGCCGTGGAGGAAGCCGTGTTCATCGCCCTGGCCTGCCGCGCCGCAAGCAAGTTCAAGGTCGTCTACGACATGGACTCGCTCATGCCGGACCAGATCGCGGAGAAGTGGCCTGCCGCGCGCGTCCTGCTGCCGCCGCTGCAATGGTTTGAGCGCCAGGCGATCCGGCGCGCCGATCTCGTCCTGCCGGTCTGCCAGGCGATTGCCGACAGGGCCGCGAAAGCAACGGCCCCGGCAAAGGTCCACCTCCTGCCCGATGTTGCATTCGCGCCGGACGCGCCGGATGGTTGCGAGGTCGAGGACCTGCGCGCCCTGTTCGACAGTCCTGCCCCCCTCGCGCTCTACGTCGGCAATCTGGAGCGCTACCAGGGGATCGACCTGTTGCTCGAGGCCTTTCGCCAGTTGCGTCCCGAGGATGCCTGCAACCTGGCAGTGATCGGCGGCTCGCCGGAGATGGTCTCGAGCTACCGTGCGAAGACCGGCGGCCTCGCGATTGCCGAACGGATACGTTTCCTCGGCCAGCGCAACCTCGACGCGCTGGGAACCTATCTCGCGCAGGCCGACATCCTGTGTTCGCCGCGCCTGAAGGGCGTCAACACGCCGATGAAAGTCTATGGCTACATGGCATCGGGACGCGCCATCCTGGCAACGGACATTCTCAGCCACAGCCAGGTTCTCGACGCCGGGTGCGCAGTGCTTGCCCAGCCCGATCCGCAGGCCCTGGCCGAGGGGCTGCGTGTCCTGATCCGGGACGTTGACTTTCGGTCGCAGCTGGGCTCGAACGCTGCAAGGAAGGCCAGCGAACTTTATGGGCCAAGCGCATTCGCCAAGCGCTTGCAACGCGCTTATGCGACCTTGGAAGATTCGCAGACCGAAAGGATGCCGGGCTCTGCAGCATTCAGATAG